A single window of Streptomyces griseoviridis DNA harbors:
- the folE gene encoding GTP cyclohydrolase I FolE, with amino-acid sequence MTDPVMLGGEASIGEFDEKRAENAVRELLIAVGEDPDREGLRETPGRVARAYKEIFAGLWQTPEDVLTTTFDLGHDEMVLVKDIEVLSSCEHHLVPFVGVAHVGYIPSADGKITGLSKLARLVDVYARRPQVQERLTTQIAESLMTVLEPRGVIVVVECEHMCMSMRGVRKPGAKTITSAVRGQLRDPATRAEAMSLIMAR; translated from the coding sequence ATGACCGACCCCGTGATGCTCGGCGGAGAGGCATCGATCGGCGAGTTCGACGAGAAGCGCGCCGAGAACGCCGTCCGCGAGCTGCTGATAGCGGTCGGCGAGGACCCCGACCGCGAGGGTCTGCGGGAGACGCCCGGCCGGGTGGCCCGCGCCTACAAGGAGATCTTCGCCGGTCTGTGGCAGACCCCCGAGGACGTGCTGACGACGACGTTCGACCTCGGCCACGACGAGATGGTCCTGGTGAAGGACATCGAGGTCCTCAGCAGCTGCGAGCACCACTTGGTGCCGTTCGTCGGCGTCGCCCACGTCGGCTACATCCCGTCCGCCGACGGGAAGATCACCGGACTGTCCAAGCTGGCCAGGCTGGTGGACGTCTACGCCCGCAGGCCGCAGGTGCAGGAACGACTCACCACGCAGATCGCCGAGTCGCTGATGACGGTCCTCGAACCGCGCGGGGTGATCGTCGTCGTGGAGTGCGAGCACATGTGCATGTCGATGCGGGGGGTCCGCAAGCCGGGCGCCAAGACCATCACGTCGGCCGTCCGCGGCCAGCTGCGGGACCCGGCGACCCGCGCGGAGGCGATGAGCCTCATCATGGCGCGCTGA
- the folK gene encoding 2-amino-4-hydroxy-6-hydroxymethyldihydropteridine diphosphokinase, translating into MTAFTQGHSDPTVQPVPASVVQQVDAADTTLHNPKRAVVALGANLGNRLETLQGAIDALEDTPGVRVKAVSPVYETEPWGVEPGSQPAYFNAVVLLKTTLPPSSLLERAHAIEEAFYRVRDERWGARTLDVDIVAYADVVDDDPQLTLPHPRAHERAFVLAPWHDVEPHAQVPGRGTVAELLDLVTLDGVAARKDLELHLPE; encoded by the coding sequence ATGACCGCGTTCACCCAGGGTCACAGCGACCCGACCGTTCAGCCGGTGCCCGCCTCCGTCGTCCAGCAGGTGGACGCGGCCGACACCACCCTGCACAACCCGAAACGGGCCGTGGTCGCCCTCGGCGCCAACCTGGGCAACCGCCTGGAGACCCTCCAGGGCGCCATCGACGCCCTGGAGGACACCCCGGGGGTCCGCGTCAAGGCCGTCTCCCCGGTGTACGAGACCGAGCCGTGGGGCGTCGAGCCCGGCAGCCAGCCCGCGTACTTCAACGCGGTGGTGCTGCTGAAGACGACGCTGCCGCCGTCGTCGCTGCTGGAGCGCGCGCACGCCATCGAGGAGGCGTTCTACCGGGTCCGTGACGAGCGGTGGGGCGCCCGCACCCTCGACGTCGACATCGTCGCGTACGCCGATGTCGTGGACGACGACCCGCAGTTGACGCTCCCCCACCCGCGCGCCCACGAACGGGCCTTCGTGCTGGCCCCCTGGCACGACGTGGAACCGCACGCCCAGGTGCCGGGCCGCGGCACGGTCGCCGAGCTGCTCGACCTCGTCACCCTCGACGGCGTCGCCGCCCGCAAGGACCTGGAACTTCACCTGCCCGAGTAG
- the folB gene encoding dihydroneopterin aldolase, with product MDRVALRGLKARGHHGVFPKEREEGQTFIVDLVLGLDTRPAAVDDDLTKTAHYGIVAEEVVAVVQGEAVNLIETLAERIAQTCLKHDGVEEVEVCVHKPDAPITVPFDDVTVTITRSRV from the coding sequence GTGGATCGTGTCGCGCTGCGCGGCCTCAAGGCCCGCGGGCACCACGGGGTGTTCCCCAAGGAACGCGAGGAGGGCCAGACCTTCATCGTGGACCTCGTCCTCGGCCTGGACACCCGGCCGGCCGCCGTCGACGACGACCTGACGAAGACGGCGCACTACGGCATCGTCGCCGAGGAGGTGGTGGCCGTCGTCCAGGGCGAGGCGGTGAACCTCATCGAGACCCTCGCCGAGCGCATCGCCCAGACCTGTCTGAAGCACGACGGGGTCGAGGAGGTCGAGGTCTGTGTCCACAAGCCGGACGCGCCGATCACCGTCCCGTTCGACGACGTGACCGTCACGATCACCCGGAGCCGAGTATGA
- a CDS encoding zinc-dependent metalloprotease — protein sequence MTSIGGVEMVDWNLAVATATRLARPGPEVSRDEARAVVAELRRHAKAAEEHVRGFTLMGTEETHDTPVLVVDRPGWVRANVAGFREILKPLLEKMQERRGGGPGGAVLGAVGGKVTGVELGMLLSFLSSRVLGQYETFAPPARDLPAGQGGAGRLLLVAPNIVHVERELDVQPHDFRLWVCLHEETHRTQFSAVPWLRDHLEGEIQSFLGETDVDPMTVLERVREAAQSLSGARPDSEEDDGGRSFVELVQTPSQREILARLTAVMSLLEGHADFVMDGVGPAVVPSVAEIREKFQQRRAQGASRLDSALRKLLGLDAKLRQYRDGERFVRAVVEEVGMEGFNRVWTSPNTLPTKKEIAKPADWVARVHRRSDS from the coding sequence ATGACGAGCATCGGTGGTGTCGAGATGGTCGACTGGAATCTCGCGGTCGCGACCGCGACCCGGCTCGCGCGGCCGGGCCCCGAGGTCAGCCGGGACGAGGCGCGCGCGGTCGTCGCCGAGCTGCGCAGGCACGCCAAGGCCGCCGAGGAGCACGTGCGCGGCTTCACCCTGATGGGCACCGAGGAGACCCACGACACCCCGGTCCTCGTGGTGGACAGGCCCGGCTGGGTCCGGGCCAACGTCGCCGGGTTCCGCGAGATCCTCAAACCCCTCCTGGAGAAGATGCAGGAACGCCGCGGCGGCGGCCCCGGCGGCGCGGTGCTCGGCGCCGTCGGCGGCAAGGTCACCGGCGTCGAACTGGGCATGCTGCTGTCGTTCCTGTCCTCCCGCGTCCTCGGCCAGTACGAGACGTTCGCCCCGCCCGCCCGCGACCTCCCGGCCGGCCAGGGCGGCGCGGGCAGGCTGCTCCTCGTCGCGCCGAACATCGTCCACGTGGAGCGCGAACTCGACGTCCAGCCGCACGACTTCCGCCTCTGGGTCTGCCTCCACGAGGAGACCCACCGCACCCAGTTCTCCGCCGTGCCCTGGCTGCGCGACCACCTGGAGGGCGAGATCCAGTCGTTCCTGGGGGAGACCGACGTCGACCCCATGACCGTCCTCGAACGCGTCCGCGAGGCCGCCCAGTCGCTCTCCGGTGCCCGCCCCGACTCCGAGGAGGACGACGGCGGCCGCTCCTTCGTGGAACTGGTGCAGACGCCGTCCCAGCGCGAGATCCTCGCCCGCCTCACCGCCGTGATGTCCCTCCTGGAGGGCCACGCCGACTTCGTCATGGACGGCGTCGGACCCGCCGTCGTGCCGTCCGTCGCCGAGATCCGCGAGAAGTTCCAGCAGCGCCGCGCCCAGGGCGCGTCCCGGCTCGACAGCGCCCTGCGCAAGCTCCTCGGCCTCGACGCCAAGCTCCGCCAGTACCGCGACGGCGAACGCTTCGTGCGGGCCGTCGTCGAGGAGGTCGGCATGGAGGGCTTCAACCGCGTCTGGACCTCGCCCAACACCCTCCCCACCAAGAAGGAGATCGCCAAACCGGCGGACTGGGTCGCGCGGGTGCACCGCAGGAGCGATTCGTGA
- the folP gene encoding dihydropteroate synthase: MSKQSGRGRVAGLPEWDRCAVMGVVNVTPDSFSDGGRFFDTTAAVKHGLDLVAQGADLVDVGGESTRPGAARVDEAEELKRVVPVVRGLASEGVTVSVDTMRASVAEQSLAAGAALVNDVSGGLADPAMIPVVAASGAPFVVMHWRGFLAGATVRGVYDDVVTEVVDELHARVDAVLAGGVAADRIVVDPGLGFSKDAEHDLVLLAHLDRLLGLGHPLLVAASRKRFLGHVLAGPQGAPPPARERDAATAAVSALAARAGAWAVRVHEVRATADAVRVARAVEGARHAGGAGSTEVTP; the protein is encoded by the coding sequence ATGAGCAAGCAGAGCGGACGCGGGCGCGTCGCCGGGCTTCCGGAGTGGGACCGCTGCGCGGTCATGGGCGTCGTGAACGTCACGCCGGACTCCTTCTCCGACGGTGGCCGCTTCTTCGACACCACGGCCGCCGTCAAGCACGGCCTCGACCTGGTCGCCCAGGGCGCGGACCTGGTCGACGTGGGCGGCGAGTCCACCCGGCCCGGCGCGGCCCGGGTGGACGAGGCGGAGGAGCTGAAGCGGGTCGTGCCGGTCGTCCGCGGCCTCGCCTCCGAGGGCGTCACCGTCTCCGTCGACACCATGCGCGCCTCGGTCGCCGAGCAGTCGCTCGCGGCCGGCGCGGCCCTGGTCAACGACGTCAGCGGCGGCCTCGCCGACCCGGCGATGATCCCGGTCGTGGCCGCGTCGGGCGCGCCCTTCGTGGTCATGCACTGGCGCGGGTTCCTGGCGGGCGCCACCGTCCGGGGGGTCTACGACGACGTCGTCACCGAGGTCGTCGACGAGCTGCACGCGCGCGTGGACGCCGTGCTGGCGGGCGGGGTCGCAGCGGACCGGATCGTCGTCGACCCGGGGCTCGGCTTCTCCAAGGACGCCGAGCACGACCTGGTGCTCCTCGCCCATCTGGACCGGCTGCTCGGTCTCGGCCACCCGCTGCTCGTCGCCGCGTCCCGCAAGAGGTTCCTCGGCCATGTCCTGGCGGGTCCGCAGGGCGCGCCGCCGCCGGCCCGCGAGCGGGACGCGGCCACCGCCGCCGTCTCCGCGCTCGCGGCGCGGGCCGGCGCGTGGGCGGTCCGCGTGCACGAGGTCCGCGCGACGGCGGACGCGGTGCGCGTCGCGCGCGCCGTGGAGGGCGCGCGCCACGCCGGCGGCGCCGGAAGCACGGAGGTCACCCCGTGA
- the hpt gene encoding hypoxanthine phosphoribosyltransferase: MRVDAKDMGADLEKVLITKEEIDAKLAELAAKIDAEYAGKDLLIVGVLKGAVMVMADLARALSTPVTMDWMAVSSYGAGTQSSGVVRILKDLDTDIKGRDVLIVEDIIDSGLTLSWLISNLGSREPASLKVCTLLRKPEAAKVAIDVEWVGFDIPSEFVVGYGLDYAEKYRNLPFVGTLAPHVYGG; encoded by the coding sequence ATGCGGGTGGACGCGAAAGACATGGGTGCCGACCTCGAGAAGGTACTCATCACGAAGGAAGAGATCGACGCCAAGCTCGCCGAGCTGGCCGCGAAGATCGACGCGGAGTACGCGGGCAAGGATCTGCTCATCGTCGGTGTCCTCAAGGGCGCGGTGATGGTCATGGCCGACCTCGCGCGGGCGCTGTCCACCCCCGTCACCATGGACTGGATGGCCGTGTCCTCGTACGGCGCGGGCACCCAGTCCTCCGGCGTGGTGCGGATCCTCAAGGACCTCGACACCGACATCAAGGGCCGCGACGTCCTGATCGTCGAGGACATCATCGACTCGGGACTGACCCTGTCCTGGCTGATCTCCAACCTCGGCTCCCGGGAGCCCGCCTCCCTCAAGGTGTGCACGCTGCTGCGCAAGCCCGAGGCCGCGAAGGTCGCCATCGACGTGGAATGGGTCGGCTTCGACATCCCCAGCGAGTTCGTCGTCGGCTACGGCCTCGACTACGCGGAGAAGTACCGCAACCTGCCGTTCGTGGGTACGCTCGCGCCCCACGTCTACGGCGGCTGA
- the dacB gene encoding D-alanyl-D-alanine carboxypeptidase/D-alanyl-D-alanine endopeptidase, whose protein sequence is MVVPELRPWRAARPHLVRAANAVRPRLARAEEAVRPQVARAVEAVKPRLARAVDVTKPQLTRLATVRPRKTWQYTATAAGAGLALTAVVVTAAGPWDSTGQRTAERDRAVALQGTGGADHGGALGGSGAPAPAPSAGSVLAGLGTAAGAARATPTTASLAGVLGPLLKNPALGSRHTAVVTDLATGERLYGAGAGEALTPASTTKIATAVAALSALGADHRFTTRTALEPDTRELVLVGGGDPTLTAHADADGWADLRDLAERTAKALKKRGLDDITLSYDTTLFTGSQVHPIGVNDNLAPVTALTADEGRTDDSTSGPVTRVADPAADATKKFASFLRGHGVKTSAPGPSKATGRSENLAEVTSPPLSTLVERMLTNSDNDIAEALARQVAVATGTRADFAGAGRAVAAALTRLGLPLKGARFRDGSGLDRADRLTADLLTALLVKAGDPARPELRAVLTGLPVAGFTGTLAGRYSDGAAGVVRAKTGTLTGVNTLAGTVVDRDGRMLAFAFLTADTTDPAEAQAALDRAATALAGCGCG, encoded by the coding sequence GTGGTCGTGCCAGAACTGAGGCCGTGGCGGGCCGCGAGACCGCACCTGGTGCGGGCCGCGAACGCCGTTCGACCGCGTCTGGCGCGTGCCGAAGAGGCCGTACGACCACAGGTCGCACGCGCCGTGGAGGCCGTGAAGCCGCGTCTCGCACGGGCCGTCGACGTCACGAAACCGCAGCTCACACGGTTGGCGACGGTCAGGCCCCGCAAGACCTGGCAGTACACGGCGACCGCCGCCGGCGCCGGCCTGGCGCTGACCGCCGTCGTGGTGACCGCCGCGGGTCCCTGGGACTCCACGGGTCAGCGTACGGCCGAGCGGGACCGCGCGGTCGCCCTCCAGGGCACGGGTGGCGCAGATCACGGCGGCGCGCTCGGCGGATCGGGCGCCCCCGCGCCCGCGCCGAGCGCCGGGTCCGTCCTCGCCGGGCTCGGCACCGCGGCCGGCGCCGCGCGCGCCACCCCCACCACCGCCTCCCTCGCCGGTGTCCTCGGCCCGCTCCTGAAGAACCCCGCCCTCGGCTCCCGGCACACCGCCGTCGTCACCGACCTCGCCACCGGCGAACGCCTCTACGGCGCGGGGGCGGGCGAGGCCCTCACCCCGGCCTCCACCACCAAGATCGCCACCGCCGTCGCCGCGCTCTCCGCCCTCGGCGCCGACCACCGCTTCACCACCAGGACCGCCCTGGAACCCGACACCCGGGAACTCGTCCTGGTCGGCGGCGGCGACCCCACCCTCACCGCGCACGCCGACGCCGACGGCTGGGCGGACCTGCGCGACCTGGCCGAGCGGACCGCGAAAGCCCTCAAGAAACGCGGCCTCGACGACATCACCCTGTCCTACGACACCACCCTCTTCACCGGGTCCCAGGTTCACCCCATCGGGGTCAACGACAACCTCGCCCCCGTCACCGCCCTGACCGCCGACGAGGGCCGCACCGACGACTCCACCAGCGGCCCCGTCACCCGGGTGGCCGATCCGGCGGCCGACGCCACCAAGAAGTTCGCGTCGTTCCTGCGCGGACACGGCGTCAAGACCAGCGCGCCAGGACCCTCCAAGGCCACCGGCCGCTCCGAGAACCTCGCCGAGGTCACCTCCCCGCCGCTGTCCACCCTCGTCGAGCGGATGCTGACCAACAGCGACAACGACATCGCGGAGGCCCTCGCCCGCCAGGTCGCCGTCGCCACCGGCACCCGCGCCGACTTCGCGGGCGCCGGCCGGGCCGTCGCCGCCGCCCTCACCCGGCTCGGGCTGCCCCTCAAGGGCGCCAGGTTCCGGGACGGCAGCGGCCTCGACCGCGCCGACCGGCTCACCGCCGACCTCCTCACCGCCCTCCTCGTCAAGGCGGGCGACCCCGCCAGGCCCGAACTGCGCGCCGTCCTCACCGGCCTCCCGGTCGCGGGCTTCACCGGCACCCTGGCCGGCCGCTACAGCGACGGCGCCGCCGGTGTCGTCCGCGCCAAGACCGGCACCCTGACCGGCGTCAACACCCTCGCCGGTACCGTCGTCGACCGGGACGGCCGGATGCTGGCCTTCGCGTTCCTCACCGCCGACACCACCGACCCGGCCGAGGCCCAGGCCGCCCTCGACCGGGCGGCCACCGCGCTCGCCGGCTGCGGCTGCGGCTGA
- a CDS encoding nuclear transport factor 2 family protein: protein MSAPHLDVEQVEAANTAFYEAMERGDFETVSSLWLVPADLGVDEEYHDPADAGVISCVHPGWPVLTGRGEVLRSYALIMANTDYIQFFLTDVHVSVTGDTAVVTCTENILSGGPAPEGDEELGPLVGQLVVATNVFRRTGQGWKLWSHHASPVLTETDGDDDGGGADGDSTPA, encoded by the coding sequence GTGAGCGCCCCGCACCTCGACGTCGAGCAGGTGGAGGCCGCCAACACCGCCTTCTACGAGGCGATGGAGCGCGGCGACTTCGAGACGGTGTCCTCGCTCTGGCTCGTCCCGGCCGATCTGGGCGTCGACGAGGAGTACCACGATCCGGCCGACGCCGGGGTGATCTCCTGCGTGCACCCGGGGTGGCCGGTGCTCACCGGACGCGGCGAGGTGCTCAGGTCGTACGCCCTGATCATGGCGAACACGGACTACATCCAGTTCTTCCTGACCGACGTGCATGTCTCCGTCACCGGCGACACCGCCGTGGTGACCTGCACGGAGAACATCCTCAGCGGCGGCCCGGCCCCCGAGGGCGACGAGGAACTCGGCCCGCTGGTGGGCCAGCTGGTCGTCGCCACCAACGTGTTCAGGCGCACCGGCCAGGGCTGGAAGCTGTGGTCGCACCACGCGTCGCCGGTACTGACCGAAACCGACGGGGACGACGACGGCGGCGGGGCCGACGGGGACAGCACTCCGGCCTGA
- the tilS gene encoding tRNA lysidine(34) synthetase TilS, with amino-acid sequence MGPHPAVAAIRLAVRRVLHDILTGHPAPPDPPHGRTPTPLVLVACSGGADSTALASALAFEAPKLGIRAGGVTVDHGLQPGSDLRAEEVVLRMRRLGLDPVEAVAVTVGREGGPEAAARDARYAALDDAAARHGATAVLLGHTRDDQAETVLLGLARGSGIRSLSGMAAVSGADGRYRRPFLSLDRQTARKACLVQSLPVWDDPHNADPAYTRSRLRHEGLPALEKALGRGVVQALARTAQLSRDDADALDTWARQAEASVRDATGVLECAKLYALPPAVRRRILRRAAIEAGAPAGSLFARHIEEVDRLITGWRGQKAINLPGRVVAQRQGGRLVIRQG; translated from the coding sequence ATGGGTCCCCATCCTGCGGTCGCGGCGATACGCCTGGCGGTACGCCGCGTCCTCCACGACATCCTCACCGGCCACCCGGCCCCCCCTGACCCCCCGCACGGGCGCACGCCGACGCCGCTCGTGCTCGTCGCGTGCTCCGGCGGCGCCGACTCCACCGCCCTCGCCTCCGCTCTCGCGTTCGAGGCCCCCAAGCTGGGCATCCGGGCCGGCGGTGTCACCGTCGACCACGGCCTCCAGCCGGGCTCCGATCTGCGCGCCGAGGAAGTCGTCCTGCGCATGCGGCGGTTGGGCCTCGACCCGGTCGAGGCCGTCGCCGTGACCGTCGGCCGCGAGGGCGGCCCCGAAGCGGCCGCCCGCGACGCCAGGTACGCCGCCCTCGACGACGCCGCCGCCCGGCACGGCGCCACCGCGGTCCTGCTCGGCCACACCCGCGACGACCAGGCCGAGACCGTCCTGCTCGGCCTCGCCCGCGGCTCGGGCATCCGCTCCCTCTCCGGAATGGCCGCGGTCTCGGGGGCCGACGGCCGTTACCGGCGCCCCTTCCTGAGCCTCGACCGGCAGACCGCCCGCAAGGCCTGCCTCGTCCAGTCGCTGCCCGTCTGGGACGACCCCCACAACGCCGACCCCGCCTACACCCGCTCCCGGCTGCGCCATGAAGGGCTGCCCGCGCTGGAGAAGGCGCTCGGCAGGGGGGTCGTGCAGGCACTGGCCCGCACCGCCCAGCTCTCCCGCGACGACGCGGACGCCCTCGACACCTGGGCCCGCCAGGCCGAGGCGTCCGTCCGTGACGCGACCGGCGTGCTGGAGTGCGCCAAGCTGTACGCCCTCCCGCCCGCCGTGCGCCGCCGGATCCTGCGCCGGGCGGCCATCGAGGCGGGCGCTCCCGCTGGTTCGCTGTTCGCCCGGCACATCGAGGAAGTCGACCGGCTGATCACCGGTTGGCGAGGTCAGAAGGCCATCAACCTGCCGGGCCGGGTCGTCGCCCAGCGGCAGGGTGGCAGACTGGTCATCCGGCAAGGCTGA
- a CDS encoding DUF3180 domain-containing protein, protein MRELRIRVLVGVFVVAGVLSWAGARLWNSVGTLPSVPLAAPVVLALIAVVLFATALSLRARLKAQRERQPGAKGVDPLVAARAVVFGQASALVAALVAGMYGGTGVFLLEILDMSPRRDQAVWAGLSVVAGIAVIVAALFLERVCRLPEDDDHNNGAAAPTA, encoded by the coding sequence GTGAGAGAGCTGCGCATCAGGGTGCTGGTCGGCGTCTTCGTCGTCGCGGGTGTCCTGTCCTGGGCGGGGGCCCGCCTGTGGAACTCGGTCGGGACCCTGCCCAGCGTCCCGCTGGCCGCCCCCGTCGTCCTGGCCCTGATCGCGGTGGTGCTGTTCGCCACGGCGCTCTCGCTGCGCGCCCGCCTCAAGGCGCAGCGCGAGCGGCAGCCGGGGGCCAAGGGCGTCGATCCGCTGGTGGCGGCCCGCGCGGTCGTCTTCGGTCAGGCCAGTGCCCTGGTCGCCGCGCTGGTCGCCGGGATGTACGGCGGCACGGGCGTGTTCCTGCTGGAGATCCTCGACATGTCGCCCCGCCGCGACCAGGCCGTCTGGGCGGGCCTCTCGGTGGTGGCGGGCATCGCGGTCATAGTCGCCGCCCTCTTCCTGGAGCGGGTCTGCCGGCTCCCCGAGGACGACGACCACAACAACGGCGCGGCGGCCCCCACCGCCTGA
- the ftsH gene encoding ATP-dependent zinc metalloprotease FtsH: protein MDVKRYFRGPVMWIVLAVLAVVVLMQVVGSSGGYKTVDTGQVVQAINDNKVEQAKLTTGDEQTIKVQLKSGEKVEGSSKIQASYIGDQGVALANTLQTKFQDKQITDGYTVSPTKQNAFVGILLSLLPFVLIVVVFLFLMNQMQGGGSRVMNFGKSKAKLITKDTPKTTFSDVAGCDEAVEELHEIKEFLQEPAKFQAVGAKIPKGVLLYGRPGTGKTLLARAVAGEAGVPFYSISGSDFVEMFVGVGASRVRDLFEQAKANAPAIVFVDEIDAVGRHRGAGLGGGHDEREQTLNQLLVEMDGFDVKGGVILIAATNRPDILDPALLRPGRFDRQIAVDPPDLQGRLEILKVHQKGKPVAPDVDLAAVARRTPGFTGADLSNVLNEAALLTARSDKKLIDNSMLDEAIDRVVAGPQKRTRIMSDKEKKITAYHEGGHALVAAASPNSDPVHKITILSRGRALGYTMVLPDEDKYSTTRNEMLDQLAYMLGGRAAEELVFHDPTTGAANDIEKATTTARAMVTQYGMTERLGAIKFGGDNTEPFLGREMAHQRDYSEEVAALVDEEVKKLIENAHNEAWEILVENRDVLDNLVLQLLERETLGKEEIAEVFATIVKRPPRPAWTGSSRRTPSTRPPVLSPKELALTNGANGTAPAVSTTKAPAPEAAPAPEAAPEERPES, encoded by the coding sequence ATGGACGTGAAGCGATACTTCCGTGGGCCGGTCATGTGGATCGTGCTGGCCGTCCTTGCCGTGGTCGTGTTGATGCAGGTCGTCGGCTCGTCCGGCGGCTACAAGACGGTGGACACCGGCCAGGTCGTCCAGGCGATCAATGACAACAAGGTCGAACAGGCCAAACTGACCACCGGTGACGAGCAGACCATCAAGGTCCAGCTCAAGTCCGGCGAAAAGGTCGAGGGCAGCTCGAAGATCCAGGCGAGCTACATCGGCGATCAGGGCGTGGCCCTCGCCAACACCCTTCAGACGAAGTTCCAGGACAAGCAGATCACCGACGGCTACACCGTCTCGCCGACCAAGCAGAACGCTTTCGTCGGCATCCTGCTCTCCCTGCTCCCCTTCGTCCTCATCGTCGTCGTGTTCCTGTTCCTGATGAATCAGATGCAGGGCGGCGGCTCCCGCGTCATGAACTTCGGCAAGTCCAAGGCGAAGCTCATCACCAAGGACACCCCCAAGACGACGTTCTCGGACGTCGCCGGGTGCGACGAGGCCGTCGAGGAACTCCACGAGATCAAGGAGTTCCTCCAGGAGCCGGCGAAGTTCCAGGCCGTCGGCGCCAAGATCCCCAAGGGCGTGCTCCTGTACGGCCGTCCCGGTACCGGCAAGACGCTCCTCGCGCGTGCCGTCGCCGGTGAGGCCGGAGTCCCCTTCTACTCGATCTCCGGTTCCGACTTCGTCGAGATGTTCGTCGGCGTCGGCGCCTCCCGGGTCCGCGACCTCTTCGAGCAGGCCAAGGCGAACGCCCCGGCGATCGTCTTCGTCGACGAGATCGACGCGGTCGGCCGCCACCGCGGCGCCGGCCTCGGCGGCGGACACGACGAGCGCGAGCAGACCCTCAACCAGCTGCTCGTCGAGATGGACGGCTTCGACGTCAAGGGCGGCGTGATCCTCATCGCCGCGACGAACCGGCCCGACATCCTCGACCCGGCGCTGCTGCGTCCCGGCCGCTTCGACCGGCAGATCGCGGTCGACCCGCCGGACCTCCAGGGCCGCCTGGAGATCCTGAAGGTCCACCAGAAGGGCAAGCCCGTCGCCCCGGACGTCGACCTCGCGGCCGTCGCCCGGCGCACCCCGGGCTTCACCGGCGCCGACCTGAGCAACGTGCTCAACGAGGCCGCCCTGCTGACCGCCCGCAGCGACAAGAAGCTGATCGACAACTCCATGCTGGACGAGGCGATCGACCGCGTGGTGGCGGGCCCGCAGAAGCGGACCCGGATCATGTCGGACAAGGAGAAGAAGATCACCGCGTACCACGAGGGCGGACACGCCCTGGTCGCGGCGGCCTCACCGAACTCCGACCCGGTCCACAAGATCACCATCCTGTCGCGCGGCCGTGCCCTCGGCTACACGATGGTCCTGCCGGACGAGGACAAGTACTCGACCACCCGCAACGAGATGCTGGACCAGCTCGCCTACATGCTGGGCGGGCGCGCGGCGGAGGAACTGGTCTTCCACGACCCGACCACCGGCGCGGCCAACGACATCGAGAAGGCCACCACCACGGCCCGCGCGATGGTCACCCAGTACGGCATGACCGAGCGGCTCGGCGCCATCAAGTTCGGCGGCGACAACACCGAGCCCTTCCTCGGCCGTGAGATGGCTCACCAGCGCGACTACTCGGAAGAGGTCGCCGCGCTGGTGGACGAGGAAGTCAAGAAGCTCATCGAGAACGCGCACAACGAGGCCTGGGAGATCCTGGTCGAGAACCGCGACGTCCTCGACAACCTGGTCCTCCAGCTGCTGGAGCGGGAGACGCTGGGCAAGGAGGAGATCGCCGAGGTCTTCGCCACCATCGTCAAGCGCCCGCCCCGGCCCGCCTGGACCGGCTCCTCGCGCCGCACGCCGTCCACCCGTCCGCCGGTCCTCTCCCCCAAGGAGCTGGCCCTGACGAACGGCGCCAACGGCACCGCCCCCGCGGTCAGCACCACCAAGGCCCCGGCCCCGGAAGCCGCTCCGGCACCCGAGGCCGCCCCGGAGGAGCGACCCGAGAGCTGA